TTAATAGGTTATTCTGCTGTATCGCAGTCTGTAGGACGGTTTGGCGGTCCAATGATCTGACATTGGCCAGCCAGGATCCCTGGGACACACACCAATCAGAGGCACTGGTCTTATTCTGTCTCACTTCAATTACTTTGTAAGAAAAATCCCCAGACTCGGCATGCTTGTATCCTTGACTACGGTCATACACTGCAAATATGAACAAACCAAATGATTTAAGAAAACTGTTAACTAAGCTCTTGTTCTAGTGAAATATAAGCAAACCAAAGGATTTACGAAAACTATCTTACAATGAACTCGTTCTAGTGATATGTGAATAAAAAGATGGatgaaaattgtaaaatatgaaaatgtttcataaaAATGTTTCACAGAGATCTTTTGAAATCATCGGACCACAGGATTTATGGAAAAAAATCACTATGAACATGATTCAGTGAAATATTAACAAAGCAAAGGACTTGCTAAAACTGTTCGTTATGATCTTGTAGTGAAATATGCACAAACCAAATTATTTAAGAAAACAACATAACATGATATTCATTGACAAaatcgtttttttttgtttttgtttttttccttttcttgtATCAAAGGCTTTCTTTAAGGAGCACAGACACATCAGAAGAGCAGTGTCAAACACATTGCGCACTTCCTAAAGAGTATTTGCTCGTAAAATAACTCTACCTGTATTATAGTAGTAAGGTATTTCGTTACTGGAGTGCGATGTTTTCCTGTTGGAGGGGTAACCCTGACAGGTTTGAGTAACACTATCAAACGTGAATGACACACATCCATTCTCGCTGTGACAGGCGATACAACAGTGCAGTAAGGAGATGCTATATGGCTGGAGTTTGATAAGCTGGCCAAGGTTTGAGATGGTTGGTATCGAGGCAAGGCCGTATCGACTTGGTACCGTCGTACCCACTGTAACATGAACAGGTTAAATAACGAAATAGCGACGAGTTCAGAGTGTCATTTCCGAGCTTACAGGAACCACAAGAGTCTGTAAGCGTCCTGTAAAAACGCATATGCATTATTGATCTTATGAGAAAACAGGCaatttaatgatattatactAAAGATAAATGTGTCAAAAATTTCGAGTGAACGGCACGAAATAGAAGATATGCTTTAAGTAAATGCTAAtaaggtataatctgtatggAACCATCAAAGGAGTGTATAAAAGACACACAAGAGATCAGCAAATTTCAAAACCAAGTttagagttagatacagcagagCCAAGATGACTTCAGTTGTTATGCTTCTAGGACAAATCAGTCATGCAAAGTGTTCATAGCAGGCGACAAATACActcaaaaaagtaaaaaaaaaatcatgcgTCATTACACATATACCTATCCATTAATACGATTTTCTTATCATCTTCATGTTTAATCATGAAATTCATTTCAGCAAACAAACTATGGAAGCGATACTCGTTAAGAAAggaatgaatttcaaaaatagAGAGAGACAAGATAAGAAAGTTATCATACATAATCTAACAAAGTTCATTATGGTTTTTTCCAAATAATATCCTTACTTACCTTCTATTAGATGTTTGCATCCACCAAGGTCGAATCTCAGACACGGTCGACTCACCCATGACCTAGCGTTGATCCGGAAGTACTTGGCTGTGATGGGGGGACTGACGTCACTTTTAACAACGGTGTTTGTGTCAGTATTCCCGGTAAACAACTGTAATGTTACGTGAATACATAAGCGTTTCTAATAAACCATTACTAATATAAAGAATAATATAAGAGTGTTGTTAACGGAGCAGGAGACGCTTGCCTCCCTGGATCATCTGGTCTTATTATCCTTGTACTTTCTCAATGGAAcctatgtaaatatatatattgtgttactaTTTAGACCTATTCTTATTGATTTCGAGTTGTAATTACGTGTTCGTTATTCTGTTGGTATTCACTGTGTATGTTGATAGACGTTTggttaaaaatgtaaaatacttAATCGAAATGGACGATTATCAGTTTTCACTCAAATTGAAGAGAGCAAGTAAATATATGTATCGATAGTTTCTGTGATAGCATTACCTTAGGTTGACTGTTCGACGCCAGCACAGTTGTCCAGGAAacattgtctgtactgtactctAAGTAAAACTCCTTTACCCATTGTCCATAGTCACCACGGCCCTGTAGTAATACGGAATCTACGGTCGCCTCCGTTTCTAGTTCTACCTGTGGAATAACATTAGAATGACCAAAATAAGAAGTTATCACAACCTAAATTGTATCGGTGCGAGATAGCTTTGTTACTGTATAGTTAATgatattcgcgagggatttaaAGTCACCATATCCGCGGTCACTGATTATTGCCCGAAAagaaatatacacaaatgttaTCTTTAGTTAAAATCGGTTTTGCGCGAAATTTAATACCCGCTAACTATTTCCGACTACGACAACCGCGAAAATTTAGCCCCGAAAAATTGATACAGTAGATCAATGTCTCAAAGTACATCTGTGAAGGTTGTGTTTTACAACTGTTTAATATTTCGTCTGAAATTGTATCCttacaatattgtattattcATTGCTTCATTCAATTTTCCATTATGAGAAGTTTACTTGTGAAAAATACCGCAACGTTGAGTCAAAATTGATTTACTTGTATGTATGAGTTTGCGTCTATGGTATCCGAACACCATCCTGAAGAGCTTTGGGGGTTATGTCTTTCATAATACAGCCGTGCATTATCAGGACTAAAATCATCTTGTCCTGAAAACGAGCTAGAGGCCGTAAACGCTTCATTCGGAACACCAGAGAATCCCGACAAAAGGTATTCGGAACACATCTTTGTCGTACCTGTAGGAAAAACTTATACTATATTTAAATGCATATTGTAATGTAAGAAATGAGCATTTGACACTTCAAACCCATATGATTGTATAACAAACACACTGAGATTTTCCTAAACACAATATAGATTATGTAATAATGAAAAGTTTAAGTTGAGGATTTTTTACGAAATCTGCTGGGGGCACTTTTATCTGAGCAAAATCTTATTAAGAATGCCCGGATTACACTTTCAAGTGACAGCACCCTTTAATGTGAATTCAGTAAGTCACAGCAAATGTCCAACACAGAAGACACGTGTTTTACTGTAAAGTGATGTCAGGCGCAAAAGTGTGGATATTGAGAGAGGAAATCGTGAAAATAACAAGAGTGCCAAAGGACTTGCATCgttcacctggatatttcaatAAAGATGACAAAATACTCTCAAATAAGTTATATTAAAACCATTTTCCTATTTTTAGCGGCCTCTTCCAACAATGCTTCAAAACAAACATTCTTTAAGaggaaaaataatgtttaagtttttgctatatttgaaatatatcgttcaggactagtaacgatttaaatatttatctcaatttcccctattgggccccgctccttcGGTCCCAGGGGAGCAGTACCCTCTATTGATACAACGTTGGATCTCCTTTGCAAAAGTATGCTCCAGACCAGatttcataaaaaatcattaatgttttcaggacaagtagcgatttaaaggaaatgtcgACGGAAGGACGACGGATGAACGACGGATGAACGACGGACGAGCGACGGATTACGGAGCCAGCGCTATGGCATAGCCACACTGCCGTTCGGACCAGGTGAATAAAAATGAGCCTATACCAATATGAAAAGATTCATTAGATTCAAGGCTCAATAAAACCCATGTAACGAATCATTAGCATCGGTCATCAATGAATCAATGTCATCATAATTTCCCTCATATGCATCAGAATAGGCATACATCCGTTAGGAAATTAACATGTTTATTCAGCtcattaaatattcattaagtTTATAAGTGCGAACTGTATATTGACACTTCTCTCAGTTTTAACATGTTTCTTATTGACACTTTTCTTCTGAAAATTGATTAGTAGgtatgaaaaaaacatattgGCTATTGGTTGATCTCACAACCAGGAATGGGTTTAGGTTAATATCACAACCAGGAATTTTCGTGTGATATCACATCCAGGAATTTTAGCGTGATATTACAACCAGGAATATATTTTAACGTGATATCACAACCAGGGAATGATTTAGCGTGATGATTTGATAAAGGCCTAAACTATATTACCTTCATCAGATAAATGACAAGAAGTTTATGCAATCTGAAATGAGAAACGTCAGAACTTAAATCAAATTGACATGTCTAATTGACACTAACAGTACTAAACACATGTGATTCATTTGACTCGGAACATATGCAGGTTGACACAATCAAGACTGTTTCATCAGAACGATTACCCGGATGCCAACATGGTAGTCACGTGGTATCATTATTGACAGCAATTAACAGTTAATTTATATCTACCAAAAATGGATATAAGATAAtcagataaatataaacttaaGCATATAGAAAGCCCACTGCACTACGTGCAAATCattcatttttgtatttgtgtatttatctattaatttattttctaatACATCAGGGGTTCATATCACCTAAAACCATATTTTTAGATTTTGCACCTTACAGTTTACgaaaaaataaagataacagaaaatcagataaaattaaTCACAAAGGGACTCTGAAATGTTGGATTGTTTTCATCGCCCATAGCGCGCCATCTCGTTCCTAGGATAGAAACTTTTCACGCGCTTTCACTTGGAACGGAGACTTTAAAACAACTATCATATGTGTTTCAAAATGTTGACACAACAaggaaaatattacaaatagtATAACACAAAAGCtatatgatagtacatgtactaaCAAGGTGGACCTTTCCTGTAATGCGAACGGAATTGCATAAACGACAGCGTCCTGATTACTGTGTACTGCCCAATGTTTGCTATATTTTAGTTATTTTGACTGCTTACTATGCACTGCCAGCTATACTGCCTACTGCCAGCTATACTGCCTACTGCCAGCTGTAGACCAACTGTTTACTACCTACCACTTATTGCTTACTATTCACTGCCAGCTATACTGCCTACTGCCAGCTGTAGACCAACTGTTTACTACCTACCACTTATTGCTTACTATTACTACCTTTTGCTAATGGCGTACTGCTACTGCCTACTGTTTACTGCCGATTGCTGACTACGTATTGCATTATATTCAATACTTGCTTTACTTTAACTATTTTGACAGCTTATTGGGTACTGCCAATGTATACTGCGTACTTCCGGCTGTAGACCAACTGCCAACTACTTACTGCTTACTGGTTAGTCTACTGTTTACAATCAACCGTAGTAAGCAGTAAACAATAAGAAGTAAATAGAAGACAACGTGCATTAAGCAGTTTGAAGTTGGCAGTAATAGAAGCAGTAAGCAGTGGACCTATAGATGGCAGTACGCAGTATAGCAGGCAGTACGCAGTATAGCTGGTGCATTGGTCAGTATGAGCAGTAAACAGTAAAAATAGCTATAATCTGGCAAGCAGTAGACAGTTATGCAGAAACCAGGACGCTGTCGCTAATGGAATTCAATAGCATGCAGGTCCAGACTTTTTCATAGTTTTCCcttgtttttaatttctatttttttttaattttaccatTACGacagtattctctgttgttgGTGTCACTGCGttgatgtattatatacatgaaaTTGAATACGAACGTTAATCAATACCATCCAGATGCGTTCATATAGTATTCATGCAAAACATGACTTCATGTAGCCCGTGGGAATTCAATATAATTCATTTTCCCGTACTACAAAATCCATAGTTCGCAACATTAACGCTTGTGTTTGAATTCCGATAGAATCGGGAAATGTGATAATATGGCTAATAACAATTAACTACATTAAGTGTCAACGTATTTGTTATATACGGGTAGAGATATAACTGTGGCTGTCAATCATCATACCACGTATCAATCCTCTAAATATGGATGAGATACGGAGCCATTGCGTCTGTGAATCAATATATCACATGACCGCCTAATCAATATACAGGTAGAGACGGAAAATTACTATGACTGTCTATACAATACTTATGAAACTCCCTTTGGTATATGTATGACATTCAATACAATTTGAGACATATCTATTTCTCAAGTATCAAATTTATAACAATCTTATCATGTATGATTTAagatacattacatacatacctgAAGCTGGATAGATGAGTGGGAAGATGTATATTACAAAGAAGAAGAAAGACCAACCCATCCTCGTTTTACTGTTTTAAGTTCTTCCCTGTCATGTAACTCGCATTGTTCTTCTGTAAAGGAGAAAAAGAGAAGCTATTATGGGTATACGTAGGTACTGTATGATAGTCGTCGTtcatataatgtacaatgaGGGTGTTATTATAATCCTCGTTTATAGGGGAAGGACACTGCGTCATTATCATAATCGCTGATAGAGGGACACGGCCTCATTACCATAGTAACTGATAGAGGAGGGACACTGCGTCATTATCATAATCGCTGATAGAGGGACACGGCCTCATTACCATAGTAACTGATAGAGGAGGGACACTGCGTCACTATCATAATCGCTGATAGAGGGACACGGCCTCATTACCATAGTAACTGATAGAGGAGGGGCACGGCGTCATTATCATAATCGCTGATAGGGGACACGGCCTCATTACCATAGTAACTGATAGAGGAGGGACACGACGTCATTATCGTAATTGCTGATAAAGGTGGTATATATAGCGTCATTATAATAATACCTTATAGAGGAAGGCGTCATTACAGTAATCTCTCATAATAAGGGACACGGCGTCATTATAGTAATATCTCATAATAAGGGACACGGCGTCATTATAACGATCGCTTACAGTGGAGAGACATGGCGTCATCATAGTAATCGCTTAAAGAAAATGGACACGTCGCCCTTCACCCTTCTCAAGGAATCCTGGCATATTTCAGTTGATTTGGACCGATCTTACAGAGAATCCCAACTCGTTCTCAGAGAATCTTGAAACATTCTCAAGGAATCCTGACACAATATCAGATATTCCTGACTTGTTCTCAAGTAATCCTGACATATTTCAGTTGATTTGGACCGATCTCACAGAGAATCCCAACTCGTTCTCAGAGAATCTTGAAACATTCTCAATGAATTCTGacctttctaaaaaaaaaaaaaccaagataGGCTCTCAGGGAGTCCCGACCGTTCTCCGAGAATCCATACCGATCTCAGAGAATCATGACCGTTCTCAAAGAACCGGAATGAGTCCTCAATGAATCATGACCGTTCTCAGAAAATCCCGGCACATGAGATGTTGGCCAGTATTTAAACGATACACATCAATGATATTTACGATTTACCAGAATGTTTGATAACAGTGGTTGGGAGGAccaaaatgataatatattcgacagtttttcattatatttcctTCTTCCATGCAAAATAgtatatgacatatatattgtgGTAGATAGGTGATTGATTACTCTATATCAAAATACATCATAGGTAAAGTACATTtcctcatatatattttaacattaattgattgattttcATTCTTATTTACACACTGTTAGTTACCTAGGATCATTGACGAGTCCCAGAGGGACGGTTTAGAAAAATATCCAGTATCAAATAGGTTATTACCGGCGTAGTGATATTCACCTTGGGACTTTGCACACGTCATTTACTAGTTGGTGGTAGGCGGTTTTATCAATTAACCTAGCTATAGACCAGTATGCAATTCCTGAATTATTGTACATAAGAGCCATAAGGGCCTGCATAGCTCACCTCGATAattcagtaattatggcaaaacatTCTCATTCCAGTTATATTACttatattttcatactttttgaGCTGCCTCTCCTAACAATGTTTCGACCGAAATGTGGTCCGAATCATGTCATTTTTAAACAAGATTTATTCTACAGTTGTTTGCTATATTTCCAGTTTTGGGCCCCCTTCTCTCTGGCCCTCGGTTTATACGTTGGATCTCCTTTGCTTAACATTGCTCCGGATCATTTCTTCAAAATCCTTTCAGTCGTTTCGGATTTGCAGCGATTTAAATCATGGTATAATCTCATCGGCCCTTCAGGCCAGGTGAGCTGATTATGGTACGTATCTGTTAGTCTTTTAATTGTACCAAAATATTATCTCTCCCATAATATAACATTTGAGATCATGCTAATTCGTAGCCTCGAAATGCGCAATTTAAGCAAATAAAACTGCGCTTGTTTCGCTTTTCCGATTCCGGTAACAAATTAGCCTGTTCACAAACGACCACCAAAGATCCGACTAAAATCAATTCGTTCATTGTACTTTCGTCTCTGTATATCGTTATCTGTAAGAAATGATGCCAAAGTGAAATGcgtgaaaatatttcattaaatttatGTTTCAACTATGCAAGAAATACCTTACataatatgttaatatataagAAAGAAATGGAGGGTACTATCTGGAAGGCGAGAGCAACTCTAGACGAAAGTTCAAATCTAGAGTCTGTTTGGCAGCCATGATGCGCTTTCTATTCGTTAATGAAATTGTAATTTTATCTTTGTCTGATAACATATCAGTAAATgtgacattattttttttcagtggACGATTCCGAGGGCGAAAGGCAATGTTATTGATGTGTACATTCTATTATATTCTGATTGCCatgtaatatcatatataatgttatatcatTTACCATTAATAATTTAAAGGcttgtgatatataatatttgtttcGAAGGTATCACGAATTTATGCAAACTTAAATCCtcattgatattaatataatgtaatatatgtatagtaaatattAATTTACGTTTCATATACACCTGGGTAAATACTAATTAAAATCCTCACGAAGAAATATGAACTAATGTCTTCAAAACCAAATGCATAATACATAATGACCTCAGGAATGATTGCATAGAAACAAAGTAAGGAGAAAGTGTGCAGTAGGAGGAAGATACAATTAACGATCTGCTGTTTATCAATTCTGACTTACCAAGACATTCTTATATTGTTTGACTATGCACTGGACTTAACAAAAGCACGACATACTATCTATTTCTTAGCATAGTAAGAGGTACGACACAATGTTTAGGTTTTTTCACTGTCGACATGTTTGGGTCTCCTTTAAGTCACTATTCCACGTTCAGTCAGGGGAGACGGTCCTTAACAACACTGGATGTTTTGGAAATGCATCAATAGTTTGTGCAACACAGTATGAAAGTAGCGGGGCACTGATCCATCTGACAGAACATGGTGGTATTTAATACCAAAGCACTGTGACAAATTCCTGTAAGAAATTCTACAGGGAATTCGTACGAAAAGTGCTAGATGTCGGAGTGGAATTAAAGATCCTGTTTTAATCAGACTGATTTATGTCAATGCTAGGTCTTTCATCTAAGAACGTATGGGAATAGCtcgatatataatgtataacaaggAGTATGCATTTAGAATGAGAAGACTTAGAGTCGATCCAACAAAAAGCAGCTGGTATCATTACAAGTTTACGACGGGAGCGAGTCATAATATCTCACATGAAGAAATTGGTTTTGTAACATTTTGTTAAAGAAGAAAATTACATCAAAATATTACTTTCTTCAAAATTGTTAATAAGAAatagaggatatataacagtgtcttttgtaatatcaaatgtatttcacGTGTGgctaataatttgatatttttcacgagtgcgtgaaatacatttggtattactgaagatactgttagatgtTCAGCTTATTaaattttatagcaaaatatactgCGGAAGCTCAATATCTCCCTGAATTAATTGCGGTCCCCTGTCAACgctttaaaaatgaaatgtacgccaaatcatgacgttatgtattctatccggtatcatgacgtcatacaaCATGAAGGAGAGTATGGCGTGTGGAACGTTGCAATATTCATagaatttatatatttgttctaaaaaataaatatttgttcttaaaaaataaatatttgttcaataacacaaatatttgttcaaaaaaatatatacattcaaaaattaaaattatatgttcaaaaaaatcaatatatggtcataaaatatgaattatttgttCATAACGTGCAATATGTGTTCAAAACTAAGATatacattcaaaatttgaatttgtaatgtaaaaaataaatatttgttcaatattttaaagatatattcaATATCTAAAATATCTATTCAATAcgcaaaaaatatatatggtcaAAAATGTTGCATTGTGGGACAGCATGAAATGACACCACAAGGGCTTTCGTTAAAGCGTATTTGATTGGATAAAAGAAAGCGAAAGTAGTCTTCATCTGATAAGTGTTTGAAATCGCGATGGGTGGTGGAGGTTGCAGAAGATAGAAACGGAAAACGcgatgaaaatgaaaatggtCTCCGTTACATAGATCTCTAGACGTGTATTGTTGAAAATCAAATACAATGATTATGCACACATTACAACTGCATTTTAAACTTCAGTGGTTTCATAAGGAGTGACTTATACTGAACCTCCATTCAACCTTCCATGTGcatggggaaaaaaatatataaattctaTGAATATTGCAACGTTTCACACGCCATAGGAGAGCTATACACAAATcttaatccccccccccccccccccccccccccccccccattttcgTTTAGAAGCAGAGTTCTGATTCGCCAAATCACAAAAAGGGATATTATACTAGTGAAAACTCACAATTATAGAaagaataatttttgatatttcgctagtaaaaatgtaataaaagccCCTCTTATATTAAAAATTCAATACAATCCTACATTAACTGTTGTGCTGTTCCTCTTCTACGCCAAAATAAATTGTCACTTACTGAATTCCACAGAAAAATTCctataaattttatatttttatcatactTCTTTGATAACTTTACTTATAAACACTGATCACATTTGCACCGAGGGACGTTGATTTTCACATATATAAGGTAACAATGCAGTTTATGTTAGACAACGGAAATGTTTACGTTTTTGATCGGCAACCCACAAAATCAATATGAATTTtggtataaatataaactgtatatatacttattcaAAGATGTCCGCGCATAtttgggtggtcgggtggcacagtggtaacacagcACTTTGGATATATTTTTTCCTGTCTTCTCTTTATTCCTTCAGTGTTTTTCTTCAGTGTTGATGACTCCTAGGAATGAGTTCATCATTTGCAGTTTACATGTATGATAACATCACTAGACCTGCCCTTATTGAATGAATATGtgcaaatattacattgtaatatccATGTCCAGGACTGCGACACCATCACCATTGAggaaaacacaaaattaatttcaacacaTTCTTCGTCGTTAGATATTACATAGCAGAACGTCAATATCACTTTTGAAATCAGTGATGAACATTTTTAGTGTGAAATTTGAAGGCAAATGCCCGGATATCAATCGAAAATGTCAAGAAAACAAGCAGAAGGGAATATGTATCCAAGGTAATATAGGACACGATTCCCAAGATCAGTAGTTACAGTCtcacttaaaaaataacaataaaacgtTTGCGTCTAAAACTTATATTACAAGTGTATTTGCAAACTTCATGTCTAAACAATCGAATCAGTCTAAAACCTCCAGTCAgtcagaaaacaaaacaaaacaagaaagcACAAACACCTACCTGTACAAGCTATAGAGTTACCGACCTGACAACCTATTAGCCTGTCCATATTGACAATGGTCTGACGTCCGTCGCTGTAACTTGATCAGGTTTGACATACATAAGTAATTGATACAGGGTAACTCCCAATACAACAAGTGAAGAATTGTTTGTATTagattaattatttatcatttaattatGGCTAGCTGTTCAACTGATCGTACCGTATCTTCTACAATATAAACTTACGACTTTATCTCAATAATAAATcaaacacacaaatacaatgCCTGTGTCTGCCCGACAGCGATAACTAATGGAGCAGCATTTAATCaataaatgtaaacatatataaatacatcattTTGCAAACATGTCGATCCTTCGTCTCATATCCCAACACctttgaaaacattaaaaaaactaTTACTGATCAAATCCCATTCGACAGATGAAGCTTTGTTTGTTTGGGATTCGTTATCTATCATTCCATGGTGACAAGATGTTCAGCTGATTATATAGTCTGCTCCATACTATACACAAGACAAATTCCCTTTATCTCCAATAATAACTCAAACACACTGATATGTACCTGCCCGATAGAGATACATGATAGATATAAAACGAAAGGGCAAGCAGTGATAAAAGAACTGAAAGTCTAAAACCTAACTTAAAGTTAAACGAACCAGTTAcgcttgaaaaaaaaaagttgctcAGATAAAGCAGTAAGCCGTAATTACATTCTTACAATTTAAGGACAATCTTGCAACTCACATATGCAAATTCTGAGTAACCTCCAAATATTTCTCCAAGGATTCCTCAACATATCCATCCTTGGCCTTGTCACTCTCCATCAACCATGACGTTTCAACACCGCTCATCAACAGCGGACCTGGCTGCCAAAGAAGCACATCCAGCGCGCATCGAATTCAAATTTAGATAGCAATGATTACCGTCCTTGCCTTGAATAACTGAGAGACGTATTCTTATAGATTAGAGAATATCCCTGTCTCGACCTCAAATATGTCCATCTGCGTTTGTATTATCACTCTTAGCTCTTAAAAGATGTGTGATTATACTCTCCGCTAAGTTTTCCATCCTCGCAGACACTACTCAAGCTCTTCACATCTTCACTTTCACCGCCTCTTGAATACTCAGGCCAGTAATCAATAACAACAGCATTAATACGCAATGTCACAGCCGAAAAAACTATTTCCCTAAACCCCAAAATTCCATTATTTCACGATCTTTTTcagttatataaaattaaacatatttgatcTTACACAAAAGAAACAAATCCCACTTTATTACAAATTAAAGACCAGAATGGTGCTGATTTCCATTGTGGGATTACCAATGTCTCTCCTGCATCCGCCAACTTGATTTTGTTGACAACCCTACAAGTCAAACGTGGAGGAGGTACCCGCCAGTTAACTTCATTCTTCCATGATTGCCTGAAAGCATCTACACCTGATGAGTCTGTATCCCACCAT
This genomic stretch from Pecten maximus chromosome 16, xPecMax1.1, whole genome shotgun sequence harbors:
- the LOC117344709 gene encoding uncharacterized protein LOC117344709, whose amino-acid sequence is MNFMIKHEDDKKIVLMDRYMLGTTVPSRYGLASIPTISNLGQLIKLQPYSISLLHCCIACHSENGCVSFTFDSVTQTCQGYPSNRKTSHSSNEIPYYYNTVYDRSQGYKHAESGDFSYKVIEVRQNKTSASDWCVSQGSWLANVRSLDRQTVLQTAIQQNNLLKQDFRFYVSGQYTTQWQHSDGDVIDSTLWSPSNPDPAQGHCAMLTQNGLSSIDCSTMLFLICEI